In Candidatus Nanopelagicales bacterium, the following are encoded in one genomic region:
- a CDS encoding bifunctional (p)ppGpp synthetase/guanosine-3',5'-bis(diphosphate) 3'-pyrophosphohydrolase, translating to MRTNWPHCWEVPVTQETPTSPNADGNATLRRRALARLGGSRGNPPELDGVLRTLRQFHPKADRQVVIRAYEVAAEFHLGQMRRSGDPYITHPVAVAEILADLGMTAPTLVAALLHDTVEDTSYSLDDLREEFGDEIARLVDGVTKLDRVKYGDSSTAETVRKMVVAMARDIRVLVIKLADRLHNMRTLKFMPPDKQEKKARETLEIYAPLAHRLGMNTMKWELEDLSFETLYPKMFDEIVRLVSSRQPSRDKYLARVIDTVEEDLRGAKVKAKVIGRPKHYYSIYQKMIVRGRDFADIYDLVGVRILVDSVRDCYAALGVVHARWNPVPGRFKDYIAMPKFTMYQSLHTTVIGPEGKPVELQIRSYDMDRSAEFGVAAHWRYKQTDVAGKHGPDDMGWLRQLMEWQRETEDPEEFLDTLRYDLGTSEVYVFTPKGDVIALPAGSTSVDFAYAVHTEVGHRTVGARVNGNLVSLESTLDNGDVVEVFTSKSENAGPSRDWLSFVVSPRARNKIKGWFSKERREEAIDSGKEQLGRAMRKQGLPIQRLMTAANLLPIAQELGFADISTLYAAIGDGRISAAAVVSRIVQSLGGEEGTDDDIAEETTPASATAAATAAAAARPATDPGIIVAGTQDVLVKLARCCTPVPGDDIVGFVTRGSGVSVHRKNCVNVPSLSEDAARMVGVEWAPTANSVFLVNIQVEALDRARLLSDVTRALSDQHVNILSASVATSRDRIALSRFTFEMADPKHLGSLLNTVKGVEGVFDVYRV from the coding sequence CTGAGGACGAACTGGCCCCACTGTTGGGAGGTACCTGTGACACAGGAAACCCCGACTAGCCCAAACGCCGACGGCAACGCCACGCTTCGCCGCCGGGCGCTGGCGCGCTTGGGTGGATCGCGTGGTAACCCGCCCGAACTCGATGGTGTGCTGCGCACGCTGCGCCAGTTTCATCCCAAGGCCGACCGGCAGGTTGTCATCCGTGCCTACGAGGTTGCTGCCGAGTTCCATCTTGGGCAGATGCGTCGCTCTGGCGACCCGTACATCACTCACCCCGTCGCCGTCGCGGAGATTCTGGCCGATCTCGGAATGACGGCGCCCACCCTGGTTGCGGCGCTGCTGCATGACACGGTCGAGGACACCAGCTACTCCCTTGACGACCTGCGGGAGGAGTTCGGCGATGAGATCGCCCGCCTCGTCGACGGGGTGACAAAGCTCGATCGAGTCAAGTACGGCGACAGTTCCACCGCCGAGACGGTTCGCAAAATGGTGGTCGCGATGGCCCGCGACATTCGAGTGCTGGTGATCAAGCTCGCGGACCGCTTGCACAACATGCGCACGCTGAAGTTCATGCCGCCGGACAAGCAGGAAAAGAAGGCCCGCGAGACGCTGGAGATCTACGCGCCGCTTGCCCACCGGCTTGGGATGAACACCATGAAGTGGGAATTGGAAGATCTCTCCTTCGAGACCCTGTACCCGAAGATGTTCGACGAGATCGTCCGGCTGGTCTCGTCGCGCCAGCCGAGCCGGGATAAGTACCTGGCCCGCGTAATCGACACGGTCGAGGAAGACCTTCGAGGCGCCAAGGTCAAGGCCAAGGTCATCGGCAGGCCAAAGCACTACTACTCGATTTACCAGAAGATGATCGTCCGCGGCCGCGATTTCGCCGACATCTATGACTTGGTCGGCGTCCGAATCTTGGTCGACTCCGTCCGCGATTGCTACGCGGCACTCGGGGTGGTTCACGCCCGCTGGAATCCGGTTCCCGGCCGATTCAAGGATTACATCGCGATGCCGAAGTTCACGATGTACCAATCGCTGCACACGACGGTCATCGGTCCCGAGGGCAAACCGGTCGAGTTGCAGATCCGCAGCTACGACATGGATCGCTCGGCGGAGTTCGGCGTTGCCGCCCACTGGCGATACAAGCAAACCGATGTCGCTGGCAAGCACGGTCCCGATGACATGGGCTGGCTGCGCCAGTTGATGGAGTGGCAGCGCGAGACCGAGGATCCAGAGGAGTTCCTCGACACGCTGCGCTACGACTTAGGCACCAGTGAGGTCTACGTATTCACGCCTAAGGGCGATGTCATCGCCTTGCCGGCAGGCTCCACCTCAGTGGATTTTGCGTATGCGGTGCACACCGAGGTCGGCCACCGGACCGTCGGCGCGCGCGTAAACGGCAACCTGGTCTCGTTGGAATCGACGCTAGATAACGGCGACGTGGTGGAGGTATTCACCTCCAAATCCGAGAACGCCGGTCCGAGTCGGGACTGGCTGTCGTTTGTGGTGTCCCCGCGGGCCCGCAACAAGATCAAGGGTTGGTTCTCGAAGGAACGCCGCGAAGAGGCCATCGACTCGGGTAAGGAGCAGCTTGGTCGAGCGATGCGCAAACAGGGACTGCCGATCCAGCGGTTGATGACGGCCGCCAACCTCCTTCCGATCGCCCAGGAGTTGGGATTCGCCGATATCTCGACGCTGTACGCAGCAATCGGTGACGGCCGGATTTCCGCTGCTGCCGTTGTCAGCCGGATCGTTCAATCGCTCGGTGGTGAAGAGGGCACCGACGATGACATTGCTGAGGAAACCACGCCTGCCTCGGCGACTGCCGCAGCTACCGCCGCCGCCGCCGCCCGACCTGCCACTGATCCCGGGATCATCGTGGCCGGTACTCAGGATGTCCTAGTCAAACTCGCACGCTGCTGCACGCCGGTGCCCGGTGACGACATCGTCGGGTTCGTGACGCGAGGTTCGGGAGTCTCGGTCCACCGCAAAAACTGCGTCAATGTGCCGTCCCTATCCGAGGACGCTGCCCGCATGGTCGGGGTGGAGTGGGCACCAACGGCCAACAGCGTCTTCCTGGTGAACATCCAGGTGGAGGCACTCGACCGCGCGCGTCTCCTCTCAGATGTGACGCGCGCCTTGTCCGATCAGCATGTCAACATCTTGTCGGCCTCGGTCGCCACGAGCAGGGACAGAATCGCGTTGTCGCGGTTCACCTTTGAGATGGCTGATCCCAAACATCTTGGCTCGCTACTGAACACGGTCAAAGGCGTGGAGGGTGTGTTCGACGTTTACCGGGTCTAA
- the secF gene encoding protein translocase subunit SecF: MSRIGSFGSKLYRGEVSYNIVDNRRRWYALSAIILLTAVLGLAVRGLNLGIEFKGGAEFVVPTSSCSVEQVRDVTTKAGASDPIVTQLGNGSIRVQTSVLTPDQSNAFLNDVSTTCAVDRNDVKVQLVGATWGGEITKKALLGLAVFMVAVTIFLTVYFEWRMAVAALVALIHDLLITIGIYALVGFEVTPATVIGVLTILGFSLYDTVVVFDKVKENTRGIAGQSRMTYSGAANLAVNQTIVRSINTSIVALLPVAAILFVGAGLLGAGTLKDLALALFIGTAAGTYSSIFVATPFLCQLKEKQPQMKALAARVAGRKAGLDRKVSERAARGDAAGDVDSDGSDSAAVSAGAATAPATTARKERPHRQGPRNQPKNQPKSKRNKG, encoded by the coding sequence ATGTCACGAATTGGATCGTTCGGCTCGAAGCTTTACCGCGGCGAGGTCTCGTACAACATCGTTGACAACCGTCGCCGCTGGTATGCCCTGTCGGCGATCATCCTGCTGACCGCCGTCTTGGGTTTGGCGGTTCGCGGGTTGAACTTGGGAATCGAATTCAAGGGCGGTGCCGAGTTCGTCGTGCCGACCAGTTCGTGCTCGGTGGAGCAAGTCCGTGACGTCACCACTAAGGCGGGCGCCAGCGACCCAATCGTCACCCAGCTCGGCAACGGCAGTATCCGCGTGCAGACTTCGGTGCTCACACCTGATCAGAGCAATGCCTTCCTCAACGACGTGAGTACGACCTGTGCGGTCGATCGCAACGACGTGAAAGTGCAACTGGTCGGTGCGACCTGGGGTGGTGAGATCACCAAGAAGGCTCTCCTCGGGCTGGCTGTGTTCATGGTTGCGGTCACGATCTTCCTGACCGTCTACTTTGAATGGCGGATGGCGGTGGCGGCCCTAGTCGCCCTCATCCACGACCTGCTCATCACGATCGGCATCTATGCGTTGGTGGGCTTTGAGGTAACCCCTGCCACGGTCATTGGGGTGTTGACGATCCTTGGCTTCTCGCTGTACGACACCGTCGTCGTGTTCGACAAAGTCAAGGAGAACACCCGCGGTATCGCGGGTCAGAGCCGCATGACCTACAGCGGTGCGGCAAACCTCGCCGTCAACCAGACGATCGTGCGCTCGATCAACACCTCCATCGTGGCGTTGTTGCCGGTGGCGGCAATCCTCTTTGTTGGGGCGGGCCTGCTGGGTGCGGGCACGTTGAAAGACTTGGCGCTTGCATTGTTCATCGGAACGGCGGCGGGTACTTATTCGTCGATTTTCGTGGCGACGCCATTCTTGTGCCAACTGAAAGAGAAGCAACCGCAGATGAAGGCGCTCGCGGCCCGTGTGGCTGGACGCAAAGCGGGTCTGGATCGCAAAGTCTCAGAGCGTGCAGCCCGCGGTGACGCCGCCGGGGACGTGGATTCCGACGGTTCCGATTCGGCGGCGGTTAGTGCTGGGGCGGCAACGGCACCAGCAACCACCGCCCGCAAGGAACGACCACACCGCCAGGGCCCGCGTAATCAACCGAAGAATCAGCCGAAGAGTAAACGAAACAAAGGCTGA
- the secD gene encoding protein translocase subunit SecD gives MAATSKPRPWRTLIILIVLLVGLGTWAFWPGQDHAPRLGLDLQGGTQVTLVPKSANGQGAVSKEQLDQSVQIIRQRVNAFGVSEAEVTTQGSGGSSAIVVSVPGVNQDRIAQQLSQTALLDFRPVKEEQAGGPLPASDTGTGTSKSVTPGTPAPKKTSKKGSSVPLADPTPTPTPTASPKPNDAQLPPIQSPTNNVVLQQAFAKLDCSNPANRQGGTPDDPAQWIVTCSKDGTAKYLLEPAFIKGTQVSNASAELPQNGAGGWQVNLTFDASGAKALADVSTKLYQQPPPTNQFAIVLDGLVQSSPYFQEPILGGTASINGNFTAEGARDLANILKYGALPVNLTVAEVTSVSPTLGADQLKAGLLAGGLGLLLVVLYLLAYYRALGVVAVVSLIVAAGITYSLFVILGRTLGLALTLAGIAGAIVAIGITADSFVVYFERIRDEVRDGRSLRVACEVGWTRARNTLLAADFVSLLAAAILYFISIGNVRGFAFVLGVTTIIDVAVAFMFTRPVVAILARTPWFAHGGSMTGMSPARLGVKSVDPDSESRSRKRSKTPVPAGGGGLADEPGDDVGTATAAGKDES, from the coding sequence GTGGCAGCAACGTCCAAACCACGTCCATGGCGCACGCTCATAATCTTGATCGTGCTACTCGTCGGGCTAGGAACGTGGGCATTTTGGCCTGGTCAAGATCACGCGCCCCGGCTTGGCCTGGACTTGCAGGGCGGCACTCAGGTCACCCTCGTACCCAAATCGGCCAACGGCCAGGGGGCAGTCTCCAAGGAACAACTGGACCAGTCGGTCCAGATCATTCGCCAGCGCGTCAATGCCTTCGGTGTGTCCGAGGCAGAGGTGACGACCCAGGGTTCCGGCGGAAGTTCAGCGATTGTCGTGTCGGTACCCGGTGTAAACCAAGATCGCATTGCCCAGCAGCTGTCCCAAACGGCCCTGCTGGATTTCAGGCCGGTCAAGGAGGAGCAGGCGGGTGGGCCGCTGCCCGCGTCGGACACCGGTACCGGCACGAGCAAGTCCGTCACCCCGGGCACGCCCGCGCCAAAGAAGACCAGCAAGAAGGGTTCCTCGGTGCCGTTGGCCGATCCGACCCCAACCCCCACGCCCACCGCGTCGCCGAAACCCAACGACGCGCAACTGCCACCGATTCAATCTCCGACGAACAACGTCGTCCTGCAGCAGGCATTCGCCAAGCTCGATTGCTCGAATCCTGCGAACCGCCAAGGCGGAACCCCGGACGACCCGGCACAGTGGATCGTTACCTGTTCCAAGGACGGAACCGCCAAGTACCTGCTGGAACCGGCATTCATCAAGGGCACCCAAGTCAGCAACGCATCAGCTGAACTTCCCCAGAACGGTGCCGGCGGCTGGCAGGTCAACCTGACATTCGACGCGAGCGGTGCCAAAGCCCTCGCTGACGTATCAACCAAGCTGTACCAGCAGCCGCCACCGACGAACCAGTTCGCCATCGTCCTCGATGGCCTGGTGCAGTCCTCGCCCTACTTTCAGGAGCCAATCCTCGGCGGGACGGCGTCGATCAACGGCAACTTCACCGCCGAGGGTGCCCGCGACCTGGCAAATATCCTCAAGTATGGCGCCCTGCCAGTGAACCTGACGGTTGCCGAAGTCACCTCGGTTTCTCCGACTCTCGGCGCCGACCAGTTGAAGGCAGGACTACTTGCCGGTGGCCTTGGGTTGCTGTTGGTGGTGTTGTACTTGCTGGCCTACTACCGTGCGCTTGGCGTCGTCGCGGTCGTCAGCTTGATTGTCGCTGCGGGCATCACGTACTCGCTGTTCGTGATTCTGGGCCGAACCCTGGGCCTGGCGTTGACGCTTGCGGGTATCGCCGGTGCGATCGTGGCAATCGGTATTACGGCTGACTCGTTCGTCGTCTACTTCGAACGAATACGCGACGAGGTCAGGGATGGTCGATCCCTACGGGTTGCGTGCGAGGTGGGCTGGACCCGAGCGCGCAACACGTTGCTAGCCGCTGACTTCGTGTCGCTGCTGGCCGCTGCGATCCTCTACTTCATCTCCATCGGCAATGTCCGCGGATTCGCCTTCGTCCTTGGTGTCACCACCATCATTGACGTGGCAGTCGCATTCATGTTCACCAGACCGGTGGTGGCGATTCTGGCCCGGACGCCTTGGTTTGCCCACGGCGGCTCGATGACCGGCATGAGTCCGGCCCGACTGGGAGTCAAGTCAGTTGATCCCGACTCCGAGTCCAGGTCACGCAAGCGGAGCAAAACCCCAGTTCCTGCTGGCGGTGGGGGATTGGCGGACGAGCCCGGCGACGATGTCGGCACAGCCACCGCGGCCGGAAAGGACGAGAGCTGA
- the yajC gene encoding preprotein translocase subunit YajC → MNVLPIAMLALLALAFWFLVLRPAKARQAAQVKLVNQIEVGQRVMTTAGMFGYVRSVSDEEIGLEIAPNVIVQLLKPAIAKVVDDGFPAVSDDADEVASTQDLTESPADIAADAPNTDGR, encoded by the coding sequence ATGAATGTGCTGCCCATCGCCATGCTCGCGCTACTGGCGCTCGCTTTTTGGTTTCTCGTCTTGCGTCCCGCCAAAGCGCGCCAAGCCGCGCAGGTGAAGCTCGTCAACCAGATCGAGGTTGGTCAGCGAGTCATGACAACGGCTGGCATGTTCGGCTACGTCCGATCCGTCTCCGATGAGGAGATCGGCCTCGAAATCGCCCCCAACGTGATCGTCCAGTTGCTCAAGCCCGCGATTGCCAAGGTTGTTGACGACGGCTTCCCGGCTGTATCCGACGATGCCGATGAGGTTGCCAGCACCCAGGACCTGACAGAAAGTCCAGCAGACATCGCGGCAGATGCGCCGAACACAGATGGGCGCTGA
- the ruvB gene encoding Holliday junction branch migration DNA helicase RuvB produces the protein MNEDRTVAPQATAEDIVTEGALRPESLAEFVGQNRVRDQLGLVLQAAKQGGRTADHVLLSGPPGLGKTTLAMIVAAELAVPLRITSGPAITHAGDLAALLTSLQPGEVLFLDEIHRLARPAEEMLYLAMEDYRVDVVVGKGPGATAIPLELPRFTLVGATTRAGLLPGPLRDRFGFTAHMDFYEPADLKTIVTRSAGLLGVELQADGAAEIARRSRGTPRIVNRLLRRVRDYAQVHGNGTIDQPTACAALELFEVDERGFDRLDVAVLSALVKHFAGGPVGLSTLAVAVGEEPETVESVVEPFLVRAGMVMRTPRGRVATASAWSYFGLPSPPGPAGAQQLRTGGAEPLLLIEDPESG, from the coding sequence ATGAACGAGGACCGTACCGTCGCACCGCAGGCCACGGCCGAGGATATTGTCACCGAAGGTGCGCTTCGACCGGAGTCCCTGGCTGAGTTTGTCGGCCAGAACCGGGTACGTGATCAACTGGGCCTCGTGCTGCAAGCCGCCAAGCAGGGTGGCCGCACGGCCGATCACGTCTTGCTGTCAGGTCCGCCCGGTCTGGGCAAGACCACGCTGGCCATGATCGTCGCCGCCGAACTCGCTGTTCCGCTGCGGATCACCAGTGGGCCCGCTATCACCCACGCCGGCGATCTAGCGGCGCTGCTTACCAGCCTGCAACCGGGCGAGGTGCTGTTCCTCGACGAGATTCACCGACTCGCTAGACCGGCCGAGGAGATGCTCTACCTGGCGATGGAGGACTACCGCGTCGATGTGGTGGTGGGAAAGGGCCCCGGCGCTACCGCGATCCCGCTGGAGCTTCCTCGCTTCACTCTGGTCGGCGCGACAACGCGGGCGGGTCTGTTGCCCGGCCCGCTGCGGGATCGGTTCGGCTTCACCGCACACATGGATTTCTACGAACCTGCCGACCTGAAGACCATCGTGACGCGCTCGGCTGGACTGCTCGGGGTCGAGCTGCAGGCCGATGGCGCAGCCGAGATCGCCCGACGCTCCCGAGGCACCCCTCGGATCGTCAACCGACTGCTGCGCCGGGTTCGGGACTACGCCCAGGTTCACGGCAACGGGACGATCGACCAACCGACCGCCTGCGCGGCACTTGAGTTGTTCGAAGTTGACGAGCGAGGCTTCGATCGCCTCGACGTCGCCGTGCTCAGCGCCCTCGTGAAGCACTTCGCCGGCGGACCAGTAGGACTCTCCACGCTCGCGGTCGCGGTCGGAGAGGAACCCGAGACCGTCGAGAGCGTGGTTGAGCCGTTCCTGGTTCGGGCGGGAATGGTGATGAGGACCCCCCGCGGTCGCGTCGCAACGGCGTCGGCGTGGTCCTACTTTGGGCTACCGTCGCCTCCCGGGCCAGCGGGCGCTCAACAACTACGTACCGGCGGTGCGGAGCCGCTCTTGCTCATCGAGGATCCAGAGTCGGGTTAG
- the ruvA gene encoding Holliday junction branch migration protein RuvA, translated as MIASLRGPVTQVGRESAIVEVGGVGLSIQCTATDLRQLHRGGEATLFTSLVVREDSLTLFGFLDADGRDTFDVLLSVSGVGPRLALAVLSALTVEQLRAAIHANDEAVLVQVPGIGRKGAQRMALELAGKIAPPTMAHIDVRDSSSPPDGDARWRASVREALMSLGWSARESDEVVVLIAPQQAQYQELDDAALVAKMLALALRGLDTR; from the coding sequence ATGATTGCGTCTCTGCGGGGACCCGTGACCCAGGTAGGACGCGAATCAGCGATCGTCGAGGTTGGCGGTGTCGGACTATCCATTCAGTGCACCGCAACGGATCTGCGGCAGCTGCATCGAGGCGGCGAGGCGACGCTCTTCACAAGCCTCGTGGTACGGGAAGACTCGCTGACGTTGTTCGGATTCTTGGACGCGGATGGGCGAGACACTTTCGACGTGTTGTTGTCGGTTTCGGGAGTCGGGCCACGATTGGCACTGGCAGTGCTGTCGGCGTTGACCGTGGAGCAACTGCGGGCAGCCATCCACGCTAATGACGAGGCGGTCTTGGTGCAGGTGCCCGGGATCGGACGCAAGGGAGCGCAGCGAATGGCCCTCGAGTTGGCTGGCAAGATTGCTCCACCAACAATGGCCCATATTGATGTCCGCGATTCGTCATCCCCGCCGGACGGCGACGCTCGCTGGCGAGCTTCTGTGCGGGAGGCCTTGATGAGTCTCGGGTGGTCGGCACGGGAGTCCGACGAGGTCGTCGTGCTGATTGCCCCCCAGCAGGCGCAGTATCAGGAGCTCGACGACGCAGCTCTTGTGGCCAAGATGCTGGCCCTTGCTCTGCGCGGGTTGGATACCCGATGA
- the ruvC gene encoding crossover junction endodeoxyribonuclease RuvC — translation MRVLGVDPGLTRCGIAVIDAGAGRSVRLLSVDVARTPNTAELGDRLVLLEQAFLATIAEFGPDAVAIERVFSQHNVRTVTGTAQAAGIAALVAARSGIRVAFHTPSEVKASVTGSGVAGKTQVANMVSRIVNQPVAGPADATDAIALAICHAWRAPAQQAIDAAVARQQATLAAAQLVVRS, via the coding sequence ATGCGTGTGCTTGGCGTGGATCCAGGCCTGACCCGTTGCGGTATTGCCGTGATCGATGCTGGCGCTGGGCGCAGCGTCCGGCTGCTCAGTGTTGATGTTGCTCGGACACCCAACACCGCGGAGTTAGGCGATCGGCTGGTCCTCCTTGAACAAGCCTTCCTTGCGACGATCGCGGAGTTCGGTCCCGATGCTGTCGCCATCGAGCGGGTGTTCAGCCAGCACAACGTTCGCACCGTCACTGGTACCGCGCAGGCAGCTGGAATAGCTGCGCTGGTCGCCGCGCGATCGGGTATTCGCGTCGCCTTCCACACACCTAGTGAAGTCAAGGCCTCGGTAACCGGATCCGGTGTCGCTGGCAAGACACAGGTGGCAAACATGGTGTCCAGGATCGTCAATCAGCCGGTCGCAGGGCCAGCAGATGCAACCGACGCCATCGCCTTAGCGATTTGTCATGCGTGGCGTGCCCCGGCCCAACAGGCGATCGATGCCGCCGTGGCTCGACAGCAAGCGACTCTCGCGGCTGCCCAATTGGTGGTTCGATCATGA
- a CDS encoding DUF1298 domain-containing protein: MASEQGKNKGSRKKRQNAVASAQRMKGFDFATWRTSSNDPVMRSTIIGLLLFDRAPDWDVLTERFDRASRVTPALREKLIDAGGLTTPRLVFDSHFDLQFHLRRFRMPQGSTWEDVLEDARRQSMTDFDRERPLWRVTLLEGLPGGKAAAIVKMHHAVVDGQGVVMLSTSLFDFTEQSQDLGPMPAEPTGEDLDRLGLAQAVVRDNFGWAARTAQDTVRGFGPATLAALRSPSDTIARIAKTAASLARFTAIPLTPLSPIMRNRSINYHFNTIEFPFDYIKTRAKSSGHSANDAFMAGVAEGLALYHERNGAPVETLRVNMPISTRKAGDSMENAVTIARFEMPVNTDDSSKLMTDIAALVKTARNEPAVEFTNELGELSRLIPSEIVAAAAQASDVTASNVPGVPVPVWLAGARVERMYPLVATIGAATNITMLTYNGLASIGISSDDAAIPLPKQLLMALEDGFSAVLGKSIPGDQPFAPAKKAAAKKAPVKKAPAKKAPAKKAPVRKAAVKKSAVKKAPAKKAP; encoded by the coding sequence ATGGCAAGCGAGCAGGGTAAGAACAAGGGAAGCCGCAAGAAGCGCCAGAATGCGGTCGCCTCTGCTCAACGCATGAAGGGCTTCGATTTCGCCACGTGGCGGACCAGCAGCAACGACCCGGTCATGCGGTCGACGATTATCGGCTTGCTCCTGTTCGATCGGGCGCCCGACTGGGATGTCCTGACTGAACGCTTCGACCGGGCGTCCCGTGTGACGCCCGCGCTACGCGAGAAACTCATCGATGCCGGCGGGCTCACCACGCCAAGGCTGGTCTTCGACTCCCATTTTGATTTGCAGTTCCATCTCCGCCGCTTTCGCATGCCGCAGGGTTCAACGTGGGAGGACGTCCTCGAGGATGCTCGTCGGCAAAGCATGACCGACTTCGACCGGGAGCGGCCGCTCTGGCGAGTGACGCTGCTGGAAGGGCTTCCCGGCGGCAAGGCGGCCGCGATCGTCAAGATGCACCATGCGGTCGTGGATGGCCAGGGCGTCGTCATGTTGAGCACGAGTTTGTTCGACTTTACTGAGCAGAGTCAAGATCTAGGCCCGATGCCAGCAGAGCCCACGGGGGAGGACCTCGACCGGCTTGGTCTCGCGCAGGCTGTGGTTCGTGACAACTTCGGCTGGGCAGCGAGGACCGCCCAGGACACCGTTCGTGGATTTGGGCCAGCGACATTGGCTGCCCTCCGGTCGCCGTCGGACACGATCGCTCGGATAGCGAAGACCGCCGCTTCGCTGGCGCGGTTCACGGCGATCCCGTTGACGCCCTTGTCGCCAATCATGCGCAATCGCAGCATCAACTATCACTTCAACACGATCGAGTTTCCGTTCGACTACATCAAGACTCGGGCGAAATCGAGTGGGCACTCTGCCAACGACGCCTTCATGGCTGGTGTCGCCGAGGGCTTGGCGCTCTACCACGAGAGAAACGGAGCGCCCGTCGAGACGCTCAGGGTGAACATGCCCATCAGCACTCGCAAGGCGGGCGACTCGATGGAAAATGCGGTGACGATCGCTCGGTTTGAAATGCCTGTCAACACTGATGACTCCAGTAAGTTGATGACCGACATTGCCGCGTTGGTGAAGACCGCTCGCAACGAGCCAGCGGTTGAGTTCACCAACGAGCTCGGCGAGCTCTCGCGTCTCATTCCATCGGAGATCGTCGCGGCTGCCGCGCAGGCCAGCGATGTCACGGCGTCGAACGTTCCGGGGGTTCCGGTTCCAGTCTGGCTCGCCGGAGCCCGGGTGGAGCGGATGTACCCATTGGTCGCGACGATCGGTGCGGCCACAAACATCACCATGCTGACTTACAACGGCCTCGCTTCGATCGGGATCAGCAGCGACGACGCCGCGATCCCGCTGCCCAAGCAATTGCTCATGGCGCTGGAGGACGGATTCTCGGCCGTGCTCGGCAAGTCGATTCCGGGGGACCAGCCATTCGCGCCCGCGAAGAAGGCCGCGGCGAAGAAGGCCCCGGTAAAGAAGGCCCCAGCGAAGAAGGCCCCGGCGAAGAAGGCGCCGGTAAGGAAAGCCGCAGTCAAGAAGTCGGCGGTCAAGAAAGCCCCGGCCAAGAAAGCCCCG
- a CDS encoding YebC/PmpR family DNA-binding transcriptional regulator, with protein sequence MSGHSKWATTKHKKAVIDARRGKLFAKLIKNIEVAARTGGGDMDGNPTLYDAVQKARKNSVPLDNIERAVKRGSGAEAGGADWQTIMYEGYGPSGVALLVECLTDNRNRAASEVRTIMSRNGATMADPGSVSYLFSRKGVVIVPQAETTEDDVLAAVLDAGAEEVNDLGGSFEIVSEPSDLVAVRTALQVNELDYDSADASFVPSVTVALDEDAARKLMRLVDALEDSDDVQNVYANFDISDEILAALS encoded by the coding sequence ATGAGCGGCCATTCCAAATGGGCAACCACCAAGCACAAGAAGGCAGTCATCGATGCCCGCCGTGGCAAGCTGTTTGCCAAGCTGATCAAGAACATCGAGGTTGCTGCCCGCACTGGCGGCGGTGACATGGATGGCAACCCCACGCTCTACGACGCCGTTCAAAAGGCTCGCAAAAACTCCGTGCCCCTCGACAACATCGAACGCGCAGTCAAGCGTGGTTCGGGCGCTGAGGCGGGCGGAGCAGACTGGCAGACGATCATGTACGAGGGCTACGGTCCCAGCGGAGTTGCCCTGTTGGTCGAGTGTTTGACGGACAATCGCAATCGCGCCGCCTCGGAGGTCCGGACGATCATGAGTCGCAACGGGGCCACGATGGCCGATCCGGGTTCGGTGTCCTACCTGTTCAGTCGCAAAGGCGTGGTCATCGTGCCGCAAGCGGAAACCACCGAGGATGACGTACTTGCGGCCGTGCTCGATGCCGGCGCGGAAGAGGTCAATGACTTGGGCGGATCGTTCGAGATCGTCAGCGAACCGAGCGACCTGGTAGCCGTCCGCACTGCACTGCAGGTCAACGAGTTGGACTACGACTCAGCCGACGCATCCTTCGTGCCGAGTGTCACGGTCGCGCTGGATGAGGACGCTGCTCGCAAGCTGATGAGGCTAGTGGACGCACTCGAAGACAGCGACGATGTGCAGAACGTGTACGCCAACTTCGACATCTCCGACGAGATCCTCGCCGCACTGAGTTGA